The nucleotide sequence aaaaaggagagaaaagttATATTGGGAAGACATAAACGGGTGAAGCTGCAGAAGCCTTCAGCCTGCATTGAACCATTGCAAAGAGGAATCATTgtgaagaaggaagaggagatcAATCATGGTGTCATGGACAAAACATTTGATGATAACATGGAGCACAGTGTTACAAATTATGGAAATATGGATAAAGGCTCTGTGAGTCGTAGCTTCATAGACATGAACAACATGGACATCTATTCCAAAATGGACCATAACTCCACAAAACTCGACATCATGGGCCGTAGCTCTATAGACCGTAACACCATAGGCTGTAGCTCTGTAGTCAACACAACTAAAACTCGTAGCTCCAAAATCCACACTGCAAAGGTCCGTAATACCACAAAATATACCTCCAAGGGCTATAACTCCATAAAATATAATGCCAAAGTCCGTAGTTCTATAGATCATAGTACCAGGGGCCAAAGCTCCAAAACCAAGAACACAAAGAGCCATAGCTCCACAGGCCACAACAGCATGGGCCTTAGTTCCATGGACCGCAACATCAGGTACCGTAGTTTAATGGATCACAAGTTTCTAGGCTATACTTCTGTAGATCAGAGACCTAAGGCACATAGCCCCATATATAACACCCCATACACCACCACCATTGACCATAGCTTCGCAAACCACAATTCCAACAGATTCAGCTCCACACCACACAAGATCATAGACAAAAACACGGATTGTAGCTCCACTGATCAGAATACCATAGATTATAGCTCCATGGAGCATAAGACTGGCTGTACTTCCATGAGTTACAGCTCCAGAGACCACAGTATGAAGCAGAGCTCCATGAGCCAAAGTTCAGTGGCTTACAGAAATACAGACCTCAACCATATAGGCAAGAGACCTACGAACCAAAAGAATTTCAAGAAGGAAGGGGTGGAACATCCAGTGTATGCTTCACTTGTAAATGATCACAGTGTGAAGGCAGGAGCACCACTAATGTACAAAGGTAGTTGTGAACAAAGAGAAATCCTTCTGCCACAGCAGGACATTAAGATGGATCTCAGCCCACTGAGGGAAGATATCCCATTGAAAAATGAGACACCACAGAAACCAGCTATCAAAAACATAGCTGATATTGCATGGACGCCAGCCAAAGTGAGACGGTCAGGCCAAAAGAAACCAAGCAAACTTGGGATGCGATCTTCTCTGGCTTACCGAGTGAACATAGTCTGCCTTCCAGATATCGAGATGTGCAAGGTCAGCAAGGAACGGGTGCGGGAGCTGTTCATTGGCTCGCAGGGCAGCTTGCTAAGGTTTGCAGGCTGGATGTTCCGTTCCCTTGTTTCACTGCAGACGTATAAGCAGTGGTGCCATGTGGCAAACTTCACTGGAACCAACGGCAAGATGGCCATTCCAAACAACGTGAAGAGCAAGCTGCTAGAGCTGGTGGAAGAGCACTATGGCACCACAAACAAGAGGGAGAAGCAGCAAATTAGGGATGGTGTGAACAACCAGCTCAGAAATCCCAGGAAAACAGATTTTCATCCAGGACTGTGATTATTTTACTATGATTATTTCATGACATTTGTTCTTCTTAAGCCCTGGTTGACTTGCATCAGCCAGAGCAAGGATATCAGTGACTGGGATCAGAAGTTGACATCTTCAAGCCTCAATTGCTGATGAAGCCTTTGGAGGTTATCCAAACCACGGGGAATAATTCCACCTTCAAGTCCAAGCACATTTTCCCCATAGCATGCTTGGACTCCACCAGTCTGAAAGGAAATTGGGACTAGCCCAAGTTTCTTATTTCATTGCACCACCACTCAGAAACAAACTGAGCCCCTTGAGACagttttatattcttttattgtaatatcttttccatttgagaCAAACAATAAAACCTTTATAAAATCTTAGCCCTCTGTTGTGGCTGTAATATGACAGGCCTGATTTATCAACGTCTTTTCCCATAGGCAGAGAATAGGGGGGACAAaaaagtcttagtgaatcagTCCTATGTTGCAGTGTTTGTACTGCAAGATGTGATAGTGTAGGGTGAGCCCCTTCCGTTACATTGTTAGAGTAAAGAACTAGTTAAAAGCTCAAACACACAGCTGCAGCCTATCGATGGAGTCTTGATTTGTCCCTAAATTGTTTTGGTCCTTGTGGGGACGAAAAGTGAGAAATATTCAGGTTTCGCCAAATGGCAACTGTCAGGAATGGAGATAAGTCACAGGATATTGGtcaaaaacaaaaagacaaaagaaaatattcaacACAGTCTGAATAAAGATATACCCAAAGCAATGCAGCAAAAAGAACAGCCATTTGTGGGTGTATGGATCGAGTGATCCATACATCCACAAATACCAATCGTCCAAATACTTATGTGCCTAAAAATGCAGATAATGCAATTGGAAGGTCAACAAAATAATTCTCATTTGTAATTAATTCCTGAGGAGATAGCCATGtctaaacaatttttaaaaatatttctctcGTTTGCTTATTGTGCATGCAACACGGGCAGGGCTGCAGTTGGAGGAGAGAaaatgtcgttggcattggctGTGTGTCTAAGAGACAGAGTATTTTGTGACCATATATTTCCGTGATTTTAGTTAAAGGTTTGCTTCAGTGCATTGGCTCGTTTAGACTCGTTATTGGTGCTTATTGAAGCTACAGGCAGTGAAACAATAGGCTATAATGAACAGGAGGTGCTATAAGTAGTATACAGTAATAATATATTTATAGCTCTTCTGGATATGTAAATTGCTTTTACAATAGTTCTACAACCAACCATCAAGGAAACTCCCCGATGCGTGGTAATGTGCGGTTGCTATATCTGAGGGAAGCCTTTGTGATACCCTCTTTCAAAAGCTACTGGCTTTATTCTTCAAatattctattttttctttttcttttctttgtttttataatgtaaccatgtatttttttatattcaacATTGAACCTTGTCCATTGTTTTCATTTTAAGTAAATGTCCTCCCCCTGGCAGTCAACCCGACCCATTCAGCGTTCCCGCtctttattttaaatacttaCCGGTTCTGCCCGAACTCCTGTGCTTCTATAAGGTCGAAGCCGCCTGCCCGACACCGGCCGTGTTTCGACTgcttgtctgcttcagggaccatgGAGGAATCTTGTTTACCATCCTATGGGTTCAAATTTCTTCACCGCTTTGCGGTTTAAACACCATCACAGTATTTTTTCGAGCTTTTCTTATAACATCCGTTTCAAATGAATGGCACCTTCATTCTGttacagaagaaaaataaaaaatagaatatttgaaaaataaagcCGGTAGCTCTTGAAAGAGGGTATCACAAAGGCTTCCCTCAGATATAGCAACCGCACATTACCACGCATCGGGGAGTTTCCTTGATGGTTGGTTGTTGATAATAGAAGGAAACAGAGGTTGGGTTGGTGATTGGTGTTTACAATAATTCTAGCATTTAGGTGTGATAAGCCCCTTCCCCAAATTGCTTACAATTTAAGGCCCCGATGTAATAAGCCGTGAGTTTGGATGATGTTAAAGTGTGATTGGGTGGGTTGAGAGTGACTGTTTGGGAATAGTTATATGAAGGGGGTAGATGGGGGTCTGCTGAGGTTGGAAATTaagagttttatttaaaaaaaaaaaaaaaaaaaaaaaaagcatactttTGAGCGGCTGTTTTGGTCTTTTTGGTCCATAGTGTGTTTTACACTTGTGAATCTGATGACATTATATCCATGGTTTGTTGGTTATTTTTGACGTCTGACTTACAGTTTTGTCTCTCTCACTGTACATGGGATTTTGAATCCAATAAAAAGATCTAGAATTTTACAGTTTCTCAGAAATCAGAAAGCCAGTTTGGCTTTCCTACAAGAAACACACTTGGTGGCCAGTGAGCATGATATTTGCAGCTTCCTCTTCTTTTAAGATCAAAAGTGTGTGTATACTTGTGCATAAAAATCTCCCTTTTCGGGTACATGGCTCATTTTGTGACCATGAGGACCGCTATGTGATCCTGGAGAGAAGCGTATTTGACCATCATATGACCTAAGTTGACATTTATAGGCCTAATTGTGGACAGTCAGTTTTACAAGGATCTACAGGATATGTTAATGGGATTTGGtacttaacatagtaatgacggcagagaaggaccaaatggtccatccagtctgtccagcaagcttctcatggtaATATCTATCATGCTGTGTAGATCACATtaagtttctgttaagggtagtccatgcagttacccccaatctATATGATAAGggtagaaatatttacaatcaaaaaccatGCAACtgaaacccataaaaaattactgctagctaTATTTTTACTAGGAGAGGAGCATTCCAGAAAATTACGGCAATTCTGACTTGCTTTACCtttggatttggccatagaatcagtcctgtgcttttttcccttatgtctgaaTATCAGAGTACATGGGGGCAACATGCTCggtgcaacagttactacccataTCAGAAACACGGAGATTACTGCCCTCagtcaataagccttgatacttttgacgaAACTGCAACATAATTCTCCGCTTTGACATCGAGGGGGGGacaaaggggaattggattagACATCAACCAACATGGGGGCTCCAGACCGAAAAGGTTGGAGCCTGTGTTCCCgtcttattggttgagggtagtaatccccatgcttctgttaaaggtagtaatttaCCGTACTGAAtgggttatccccatgcactcttttcttcatttctgtcctctagtctttagggatcaacagtatttatcccatacatctttgaattctttgactgtttttgtcttcaccacctcttccggaagggcattccaggcatccaccaccctctccgtgaagaaatatttcttgacattggttctgagttggcccccctgaattttcatttttgtgcCTCCAAGCtatactgtttcctttccaaaagaaaaggtttgaagatcgtgcatcattaaaacctttcatgtacatgaaggtctgtatcatttctcccctgcacctcctctcttccagggtatacatatttaggccctttagcctctcctcttaagtcatttgatggagaccctaTTCTAttgtggtcacccttctctgaaccacctccatttTGTCTTTAACCCTTTTTGAGAtttagtctccagaactgagcacagtactccaggtgagtcctcaccaaagacctgtacaagagcattatcatctcttttttttttcttactggttattctctctatgcagccaagcattcttctggctttagctatcaccttctcatattgcttcactgtcttcagatcgctagatactatcatcccaaggtccctctcttggtctgtgcacaacaGTCTTTCACTCCCTAATTATATTcagctcttttagattaccacaccccagaagCATGACTCtttacttcttggcattgaatcccagctgccatatcttcgaccactgttcaagcttcctgaaatctactccttccggtgtgttccctttattgcagatcttagtatcatccgcaaatagacactttaccttctatcccttccgcaatgtcgctgtccaagatattgaacagaaccggcccCAACATCGATTcttgtggtactccacttaacactgttctctcttcagagcaggttccatttaccatcacatgctgtcttctatccgttaACCAggttgtaatccactccaccacctttgtgctcactcccaagcttctcattttatttacaagcctcctatgcaggaccgtatcaaaagctttgcttagATCCAAGAAAATCACATCGAGTTCactttgatccaattctttactcacccaatcaaaaacttgtattagatttgtctgacaggaccttcccctggtgaatccatgctgcctcgagtCCAGTTaccctgattgtagatagttcactatcctttccttcagcagaatctccattaattttctcattaTAGAAGTGAggataaccggtctgtagtttctagcctcctctctgctaccattcttgtgaagcaggactaccactgctcttctccattcacgcagcaccactcccatttccagggatctactaaacaggtccttcagcagacccgccagctcatctctgagctccctcagtatcctgggatgaacttcatccggcctcatggccttgtcttctttcagttttcctagctcttctgtaaatggagatccatttactccatctccatctatggtcttgtcaaccaacaATGGTTCTtccccagggtcttctttagtgaacaccaaactgaagtatttaatattttgccatttcttcatctctctgcaCATAGTGCTCGTcatcaccttttaatttcactataccacttcaggcctCCTTTCTtgctctgatatatctgaaaaatgttttgtcatcttttTATGTCTTTGGCAAACCTTttttccacttgaccttttgcgtTCCTtatttttcttcatctccttcagttttaacagatattcttccttttttttttttgatcttttatactttttgaacactgttctttttgcctttttttcagccacctcttttgagacccaaatcggtttctttttcctcttaactCGTTTACTTCCCTAAcgtatagatttgttgcctttgtaatagctccttttaatttggctcactgttccacatcacccattttctcccagtcttccagttcttcctcaaGATATAatccccattttgagaaagtccgtatttgtgaaattcaaaattcgGGTGGTCTTGTGACTTCTCTGATTCctgtttgcgatatcaaaccataccgtctgatgatcactggtgctcagatgagACCATGCCCGAACATAAGAGACATTATCCcctttagtgagcactagatcgaggagtacaccctccctcgtgggttccattaccatttgattGAGAGGAGCCCCTTgaaagggcatccactatttctctactttttgtagattccacagaagggatgctccaatccacatccggcagattaaaatttatgatgagcaacacttttcccttctttcccaccttttgtatGTCCCTGattagatctctgtccagttcttttgtttgagttgggggcctgtagatcacaccagtaaaaatggaagcaccatctttggGTTTTTTCAGGACGGTCCATAATATTTCTTTACCTtgaccccacatcccttgcaattcggttacttggacatttttttttttaaataaagagctactccatgtcctctctgaccttccttaacaagttatagccagggatggccaTTTCTCAATCATGAGACTCAATGAACCATGGCTCCGTAATAGCAACAATGTGCAATTtcacctctaccattagggcctgcaggtctgagattttattgctcagactatgagcatttgtggtcatagctttccagctgctctttctagttgctttttctgtttgtttttttaactgattgattttgttagtTTATTTTCCCACATTTCACTGGAAACCTCCTGCCACCCTTACtttctagtttaaatgtctgataatgtaTGACCTGAATTTTTCAcgtagcatcctctttcctgccacagacaaatgtaggccatccttaccatatcatcttttattgctccatgcatggccccagcctccaatgtatccaaaaccactttctttataccaggttttgagccaagaattcaaattatctatatggcacagcctttcctttctgtttccatgaacaggttaatatttcagaaaaggcaATAGGGCTATGTATTGGGGACTGGAATATCGGTGTAGATCTAAGCAAGGATAAGTTGCATTCTATGGAGGAGGGGGGTTTGGTTCTGGTTCTGATATGGTGGTcactgattcactaagctttttctTTCTCAAAGATGAATGGTGGGAAAGATACAGCTCATATACTACACTTTATATTTGCACTGACACCAGACCTATAGCCAGATTGATTTCTTCATGTGTGATCCTATCTTGGCTCTTAAAATATCCAATATCCATATTTTATCCTGTACAACATCTGACCATCATGCAATCTCCATTTCTTTCGGCTCACATCTTTATGATCTTCTTAATCTCTCTTttctgagtaaaaaagaatttaggGACCTTATAAAGGATGCTGTTACTGACTCTGATAATCACAATCCAGCATGGAATTTGATCCAACTTGACGAAGGGCATGCCTGATGGCAGTAGTCTAGGGGAAAATAATATATACGAGCCATCTTAATAAGCCAAAGAAACTCAGATAGGATGGATTACAGCATCAAATGTGTGCATTACAACTTAAAACATAAATTGGATGGCTCACCTGCCACCTATCTTTGGACAGAGATGAATTAATAGGTTTGCAGACTTCTCATTTTGAAAAATCGCTATGATTTTCTAGGCAGAAGAATTATGAGCACGGTGGGAAGGTGGGTTCTTTGCTGGCCAAAGCTGTCAGAGACAGGCTTGGCAGTTCAGTTATAGATGGTATTCAGGATAGTCAGGGCTGTATCAAATATTTACTATTTGATATCAACCTTCCTTTTGTCTCATTTTATCAGTTATATGAAGCTTTACCTACGTCTACTGAAGCTTAAATATAATCTTTCTTGGGAGGAGGTATCCCAAGCATTCAAAGCTCTGGCCTCTGGTAAAAGTCCAGGGCCAGATGGGCATTCCTTAGAATTCTACAAAGCTTTTTTTGTCCTGCTGGCCCCTTTCCTATGCAACCTTTTTAATTATATGAGGAGGCCAGGTGTTTGGATAGGAAATCtcactaaaattcttcttgttttaatttatttaaaaaaatcaacagaCCCTCTGGAATGTTCTTTCTATTGACTTAATTCATGATTAACATGGATatgaaaattttggaaaaaatgttaCAATTTCAGATAGAGTCTTTGGTCTTGGTTTTGATAAATCCTGATCAGACAGGGTTTATCAATGGTTGCTCCTCCACTACTAACACTTGGTGACTATTGAATATCATACATCTTGCTTAAATGAGATGTGTTCCAGGGGCCATTCTATCAATTGATGTTGATAAAGCATTCAGTCCCATTTCCTGGGCCTTTTTATTGA is from Rhinatrema bivittatum chromosome 2, aRhiBiv1.1, whole genome shotgun sequence and encodes:
- the LOC115083957 gene encoding uncharacterized protein LOC115083957 isoform X2, translating into MAKSVAHLRAVPVQEIFKAVTCISFHTFASHYCLDRDGRCDGYPIEKPDVVSRIEQGEEPWVKEDTASSIPAANTILAILERMEKRIARMEHQQMFFLTHLLQPAALKKAQDPVPFVTNLDRRKRAIHEILGREPGTIPPNNELKKERKVILGRHKRVKLQKPSACIEPLQRGIIVKKEEEINHGVMDKTFDDNMEHSVTNYGNMDKGSVSRSFIDMNNMDIYSKMDHNSTKLDIMGRSSIDRNTIGCSSVVNTTKTRSSKIHTAKVRNTTKYTSKGYNSIKYNAKVRSSIDHSTRGQSSKTKNTKSHSSTGHNSMGLSSMDRNIRYRSLMDHKFLGYTSVDQRPKAHSPIYNTPYTTTIDHSFANHNSNRFSSTPHKIIDKNTDCSSTDQNTIDYSSMEHKTGCTSMSYSSRDHSMKQSSMSQSSVAYRNTDLNHIGKRPTNQKNFKKEGVEHPVYASLVNDHSVKAGAPLMYKGSCEQREILLPQQDIKMDLSPLREDIPLKNETPQKPAIKNIADIAWTPAKVRRSGQKKPSKLGMRSSLAYRVNIVCLPDIEMCKVSKERVRELFIGSQGSLLRFAGWMFRSLVSLQTYKQWCHVANFTGTNGKMAIPNNVKSKLLELVEEHYGTTNKREKQQIRDGVNNQLRNPRKTDFHPGL
- the LOC115083957 gene encoding uncharacterized protein LOC115083957 isoform X3, which gives rise to MEKRIARMEHQQMFFLTHLLQPAALKKAQDPVPFVTNLDRRKRAIHEILGREPGTIPPNNELKKERKVILGRHKRVKLQKPSACIEPLQRGIIVKKEEEINHGVMDKTFDDNMEHSVTNYGNMDKGSVSRSFIDMNNMDIYSKMDHNSTKLDIMGRSSIDRNTIGCSSVVNTTKTRSSKIHTAKVRNTTKYTSKGYNSIKYNAKVRSSIDHSTRGQSSKTKNTKSHSSTGHNSMGLSSMDRNIRYRSLMDHKFLGYTSVDQRPKAHSPIYNTPYTTTIDHSFANHNSNRFSSTPHKIIDKNTDCSSTDQNTIDYSSMEHKTGCTSMSYSSRDHSMKQSSMSQSSVAYRNTDLNHIGKRPTNQKNFKKEGVEHPVYASLVNDHSVKAGAPLMYKGSCEQREILLPQQDIKMDLSPLREDIPLKNETPQKPAIKNIADIAWTPAKVRRSGQKKPSKLGMRSSLAYRVNIVCLPDIEMCKVSKERVRELFIGSQGSLLRFAGWMFRSLVSLQTYKQWCHVANFTGTNGKMAIPNNVKSKLLELVEEHYGTTNKREKQQIRDGVNNQLRNPRKTDFHPGL
- the LOC115083957 gene encoding uncharacterized protein LOC115083957 isoform X1 produces the protein MEAGTGGTRELAAMADQVPLTFDDVAVYFSLEEWRKLEDWQKELYRTTMQENYEALASMGYPIEKPDVVSRIEQGEEPWVKEDTASSIPAANTILAILERMEKRIARMEHQQMFFLTHLLQPAALKKAQDPVPFVTNLDRRKRAIHEILGREPGTIPPNNELKKERKVILGRHKRVKLQKPSACIEPLQRGIIVKKEEEINHGVMDKTFDDNMEHSVTNYGNMDKGSVSRSFIDMNNMDIYSKMDHNSTKLDIMGRSSIDRNTIGCSSVVNTTKTRSSKIHTAKVRNTTKYTSKGYNSIKYNAKVRSSIDHSTRGQSSKTKNTKSHSSTGHNSMGLSSMDRNIRYRSLMDHKFLGYTSVDQRPKAHSPIYNTPYTTTIDHSFANHNSNRFSSTPHKIIDKNTDCSSTDQNTIDYSSMEHKTGCTSMSYSSRDHSMKQSSMSQSSVAYRNTDLNHIGKRPTNQKNFKKEGVEHPVYASLVNDHSVKAGAPLMYKGSCEQREILLPQQDIKMDLSPLREDIPLKNETPQKPAIKNIADIAWTPAKVRRSGQKKPSKLGMRSSLAYRVNIVCLPDIEMCKVSKERVRELFIGSQGSLLRFAGWMFRSLVSLQTYKQWCHVANFTGTNGKMAIPNNVKSKLLELVEEHYGTTNKREKQQIRDGVNNQLRNPRKTDFHPGL